One part of the Phoenix dactylifera cultivar Barhee BC4 chromosome 4, palm_55x_up_171113_PBpolish2nd_filt_p, whole genome shotgun sequence genome encodes these proteins:
- the LOC120110426 gene encoding DNA topoisomerase 2-like codes for MAVEKKQPLQTSTAHNSAVGGATASPGAPNKTIEEMYQKKTQLEHILLRPDTYIGSVEKHTQTLWVYENGEMVCRPVTYVPGLYKIFDEILVNAADNKQRDPSMDSVKVDIDVAGNCISVYNNGDGVPVEIHQEEGVYVPEMIFGHLLTSSNYDDNVKKTTGGRNGYGAKLTNIFSTEFVIQTADGRRKKKYKQVFSENMGQKSEPSITKCKESENWTKITFKPDLAKFNMTHLEDDVAALMKKRVVDLAGTLGKSVKVELNGQRIPVKSFSDYVNLYLQSVSKSRPEPLSRISEKVNDRWEICVSLSEGQFQQVSFVNGIATTKGGTHVEYVTNQITSHVMNIVNKKNKNANLKAHNVRSHLWVFVNALIDNPAFDSQTKETLTTRQGSFGSKCELSQEFLKKVAKSGVVNSLLSWADFKQSKELKKTDGTKRQRIAGIPKLEDANDAGGRNSEKCTLILTEGDSAKALAMAGISVVGRNYYGVFPLRGKLLNVREASHKQIMENAEIQNIKQILGLQHGKEYDSTKGLRYGHLMIMTDQDHDGSHIKGLLINFIHSFWPSLLKIPSFMVEFITPIVKATHSKNKTVLPFYSMPEYEAWKERLGGNASGWSIKYYKGLGTSTSKEGKEYFHDIDKHKKDFIWVDDQDGDAIELAFSKKKIEARKNWLRHFETGTYLDQRQKHIKYSDFVNKELILFSMADLQRSIPSTVDGLKPGQRKILFCSFKRNFVKEAKVAQFSGYVSEHSAYHHGEQSLASTIIGMAQDFVGSNNINLLQPNGQFGTRHQGGKDHASARYIYTRLSPLTRFLFPKDDDMLLDYLNEDGQSIEPTWYMPIIPLVLVNGSEGIGTGWSSFVPNYNPRDIVANVRRLLNDEPMQPMDPWYRGFKGLIEKSATKEAGVTYTITGLIEEVDSTTLRITELPIRRWTQDYKEFLESMMTGNDKIKEPFIKDYREHNDDINVHFEIILTEEKLKMAKEEGLERKFKLTTTISTTNMHLFDSEGVIKKYDTPEQILEDFFHLRLEYYAKRKKVLLDNLEMDLLKLDNKVRFILGVVRGEIIVSNRKRADLFLELQQKGFTPFPKKSKGIDAAIAGATEEDDNEESPEVAARATDYEYLLSMAIGTLTWEKVQELCADRKKLEGEVEELKKSSPRDLWMKDLDDFERELDELERKDAEEGMKRETRTKNITGAAVSRQGPKKPRKNNANNSSSISNVTSTDAGNAPEPSKLKARGGAKKAPAKKVMVVESDEDEEVLALKDRLAAYNLDSSPDQSAMEAEAALSQREHRKKEPSKRTALRKAPSTFTEISDGDDVEDNMPIVGEDDDEDFELAEAPKGGQARGRKPANEKAKRGKATTTTRKRGAAQSKPVLSQKLITEVLKPVENAGISPDKKVRKMRASPFNKKSGPVLGRTGSSPTDSEESGSHSSGSPAEMNEVPVAAPRPKRGNRIRAVYMESDSEMEDGEPTTDDSDFEEEED; via the exons ATGGCCGTCGAGAAGAAGCAACCGCTCCAGACCAGCACCGCCCACAACTCCGCCGTAGGCGGCGCCACGGCCTCCCCTGGGGCCCCCAATAAGACCATCGAAGAGATGTACCAGAAGAAGACCCAGCTGGAGCACATCCTCCTCCGCCCCGACACCTACATCGGCTCCGTCGAGAAGCACACCCAGACCCTCTGGGTCTACGAGAATGGTGAGATGGTCTGCCGCCCCGTCACCTACGTCCCGGGCCTCTACAAGATCTTTGACGAGATCCTCGTCAACGCCGCCGACAACAAACAGCGGGATCCGTCGATGGACTCCGTCAAGGTGGACATCGACGTTGCCGGGAACTGCATCAGTGTCTACAACAACGGGGATGGAGTTCCCGTCGAGATCCACCAGGAGGAAGGGGTCTACGTGCCCGAGATGATTTTTGGGCACCTGCTGACCAGTAGCAACTACGACGATAACGTCAAGAAGACGACTGGTGGGAGGAACGGATACGGGGCCAAGCTCACTAACATCTTCTCGACGGAGTTCGTCATCCAGACTGCggatgggaggaggaagaagaaatacaAGCAG GTTTTCTCAGAGAACATGGGACAGAAGTCTGAGCCCTCCATTACCAAGTGCAAGGAATCAGAAAACTGGACTAAGATCACTTTCAAGCCGGATTTGGCCAAATTTAACATGACCCATCTAGAAGATGATGTGGCCGCGCTAATGAAGAAGAGAGTTGTTGACCTAGCAGGGACCCTTGGCAAATCTGTCAAGGTTGAGTTAAATGGACAGCGGATTCCTGTGAAATCATTCAGTGACTATGTCAACCTATACCTTCAATCTGTTTCTAAGTCCAGACCTGAGCCTCTTTCAag GATTTCAGAGAAAGTTAATGATAGGTGGGAGATTTGTGTTAGCTTAAGCGAAGGGCAATTCCAGCAG GTCAGCTTTGTAAATGGGATCGCCACGACCAAAGGAGGAACCCATGTGGAATATGTCACTAACCAAATCACGAGCCATGTGATGAACATTGTAAATAAGAAGAACAAGAATGCTAACCTCAAAGCCCATAATGTGAGAAGCCATTTATGGGTGTTTGTCAATGCACTTATCGACAATCCAGCCTTCGATTCACAGACAAAAGAAACCTTAACTACTCGTCAAGGAAGCTTTGGATCAAAGTGTGAGCTCTCACAGGAGTTTCTTAAAAAGG TGGCTAAATCAGGAGTTGTAAATAGTCTCCTCTCATGGGCTGATTTCAAGCAGAGTAAGGAATTGAAGAAGACAGATGGAACCAAGAGGCAGAGAATTGCAGGCATTCCTAAACTCGAGGATGCTAATGATGCTGGTGGAAGGAACTCTGAGAAGTGTACCTTGATTTTGACAGAGGGAGATTCAGCAAAGGCCCTTGCT ATGGCTGGTATCTCCGTAGTTGGAAGGAACTACTATGGTGTGTTCCCTCTGAGGGGTAAGCTACTGAATGTGAGGGAAGCAAGCCACAAGCAGATAATGGAAAATGCAGAAATCCAGAACATAAAGCAAATTCTTGGTTTGCAGCATGGGAAGGAGTATGACAGCACAAAAGGTTTAAGATATGGACATCTCATGATAATGACCGATCAG GATCATGATGGTTCCCACATAAAGGGCCTCCTGATTAACTTCATCCATTCATTTTGGCCATCACTGCTTAAAATCCCATCATTCATGGTTGAGTTCATCACACCTATAGTGAAG GCAACTCATAGCAAAAACAAGACTGTTCTGCCGTTCTACTCCATGCCTGAGTATGAAGCATGGAAAGAAAGATTGGGAGGGAATGCAAGTGGTTGGTCTATTAAGTATTATAAG GGGTTGGGAACAAGCACGtcaaaagaaggaaaggaatATTTCCATGATATTGACAAGCATAAAAAAGATTTCATATGGGTGGATGATCAAGATGGAGATGCTATTGAATTGGCATTCAGCAAGAAAAAAATTGAGGCAAGGAAAAACTGGCTTCGTCATTTTGAG ACTGGGACATATCTTGATCAAAGGCAGAAGCACATCAAATACAGTGATTTCGTGAACAAGGAGCTGATATTGTTCTCTATGGCGGATTTGCAGCGGTCGATACCATCAACGGTTGATGGTCTGAAACCAGGCCAGAGAAAAATTTTGTTTTGCTCATTTAAGAGGAATTTTGTCAAGGAAGCTAAG GTTGCTCAATTCTCTGGTTATGTTTCAGAGCATTCGGCCTACCATCATGGTGAACAGAGTCTTGCTAGCACTATTATTGGAATGGCTCAAGACTTTGTTGGTAGCAACAACATAAACCTTCTGCAACCTAATGGACAATTTGGCACCAGGCACCAA GGAGGCAAAGATCATGCCAGTGCAAGATACATCTACACTCGCTTATCACCCCTGACCCGATTCTTGTTTCCCAAGGACGACGATATGCTTCTTGACTATTTAAATGAAGATGGGCAATCAATTGAACCAACTTG GTACATGCCCATTATACCTTTGGTTTTAGTCAATGGGAGTGAAGGGATTGGTACTGGATGGAGTTCCTTCGTTCCTAATTACAACCCAAGAGACATTGTTGCTAATGTCAGACGGCTGTTAAATGACGAGCCAATGCAGCCCATGGACCCATGGTACAGGGGTTTCAAG GGTCTGATTGAGAAATCAGCAACAAAGGAAGCTGGTGTTACGTACACCATCACTGGTCTCATTGAGGAAGTCGACAGCACAACATTGAGAATCACAGAACTGCCAATACGCAGATGGACTCAGGATTATAAGGAATTTCTCGAGTCAATGATGACTGGGAATGATAAGATTAAGGAACCATTTATCAAG GACTACCGAGAGCACAATGATGACATTAATGTACATTTTGAGATTATTTTGACTGAGGAGAAGTTGAAAATGGCCAAAGAAGAAGGGCTTGAGAGAAAATTTAAGCTCACTACAACTATCAGCACTACTAATATGCACCTGTTTGATTCAGAGGGTGTCATCAAGAAATATGACACACCAGAACAGA TTCTCGAAGACTTCTTTCATTTGAGGCTTGAATATTATGCAAAAAGAAAG AAAGTGCTCTTGGACAATCTTGAGATGGATTTGCTGAAGCTGGATAACAAAGTCAGATTCATTCTTGGTGTAGTTAGAGGTGAGATAATAGTCAGTAATCGGAAGAGAGCAGATTTGTTCCTCGAGCTGCAGCAAAAAGGGTTCACTCCTTTCCCAAAGAAATCAAAGGGCATTGATGCTGCCATTGCTGGCGCCACGGAAGAAGATGACAATGAAGAGAGCCCAGAAGTAGCAGCAAGAGCTACTGATTATGAGTATCTGCTCTCCATGGCCATAGGAACCTTGACATGGGAAAAGGTTCAGGAGCTCTGTGCAGATAGGAAGAAACTAGAAGGTGAGGTTGAGGAACTCAAGAAGTCCTCACCAAGGGATTTATGGATGAAAGATCTTGATGATTTTGAAAGGGAGCTTGAT gagctagaaCGAAAAGATGCTGAGGAAGGAATGAAACGAGAGACTAGAACGAAGAACATCACTGGCGCTGCTGTCTCTAGACAAGGACCaaagaagccaaggaagaacaATGCGAATAACTCCTCTAGTATATCAAATGTTACCTCAACTGATGCAG GCAATGCTCCTGAGCCATCAAAACTAAAAGCTAGAGGAGGCGCAAAGAAAGCTCCTGCTAAGAAG GTTATGGTGGTTGAGAGTGATGAAGATGAAGAAGTACTTGCATTAAAAGACCGGCTGGCTGCTTATAACCTTGATTCTTCCCCAGATCAATCTG CCATGGAAGCTGAAGCAGCACTAAGCCAGCGAGAACATAGAAAGAAGGAACCTAGCAAAAGGACAGCTTTAAGGAAGGCTCCATCGACCTTTACGGAGATTTCTGATGGTGATGATGTCGAAGATAACATGCCGATCGTTGGAGAAGATGACGATGAGGATTTTGAGTTGGCGGAAGCCCCTAAAGGAGGGCAAGCTAGAGGAAGAAAGCCTGCAAATGAGAAAGCAAAGCGAGGGAAAGCGACCACAACCACGAGAAAGAGGGGAGCTGCACAGAGCAAGCCAGTTCTGAGCCAGAAGCTGATTACTGAAGTGCTGAAGCCGGTGGAGAATGCTGGGATTTCACCCGACAAGAAGGTGAGGAAGATGAGGGCCTCTCCTTTCAACAAGAAAAGTGGGCCTGTGTTGGGTAGGACTGGAAGTTCTCCTACTGATAGTGAAGAGTCTGGCAGTCACTCATCCGGTAGCCCAGCAGAGATGAATGAGGTTCCAGTAGCAGCGCCTCGACCAAAGAGGGGGAACAGGATAAGAGCCGTGTATATGGAGAGTGATTCTGAGATGGAAGATGGTGAACCTACGACTGATGATTCAGATtttgaggaggaagaagattag